One window from the genome of Kaistia defluvii encodes:
- a CDS encoding sugar ABC transporter ATP-binding protein: protein MVRDGQAALAVRAVSKSYGATVALEGVDLVLQPGEVHALLGENGAGKSTLVKILSGVVRPDDGAMTLAGSAFQPRTILDSRSHGVATAFQELSLLPNLTVAENLMMPRMPRGRTGLASASAARLAASEILRRYDLARIDADETVSALSLADRQRLEIVRAMEHATKVLVLDEPTAALSEVEWLFGLVRQITARGVAVLYISHRLAEVRALCSRATVLRNGRSIATVDLAGASDADIFEMMVGRAVRNDKTPRPLRDTAAPASVAVAGLAGGQLKDVSFTLRQGEVLAVAALEGQGQRDLFRILAGLARPAAGSIHIDGKPTVLRNPQGALKAGRGIAYVPEERKTEGILSSLTAAGNITLPVAGRISRGGLVWSGLEAKAATSVAESVDLAARYLSFPIADLSGGNQQKALLARTLLTGAQTLLLFDPTRGVDVGTKQSIYAAIRRFADAGGSVLFYSSELPEVTDLADRCMVLYGGRILAEFHGEELEEQRLVGALVGHATVPKGAPRMAGLETGS from the coding sequence ATGGTCAGAGACGGGCAAGCTGCGCTCGCGGTCCGCGCTGTTTCCAAATCCTATGGCGCCACCGTCGCGCTCGAAGGCGTCGACCTCGTTTTGCAGCCGGGCGAAGTGCATGCGCTGCTTGGCGAAAACGGCGCCGGCAAATCCACGCTCGTGAAGATCCTGAGCGGCGTCGTGCGCCCCGATGACGGTGCGATGACGCTGGCCGGCAGCGCCTTCCAGCCGCGCACCATTCTCGATTCCAGGAGCCACGGCGTCGCCACGGCGTTTCAGGAACTGAGCCTGCTGCCGAACCTGACGGTGGCCGAAAACCTGATGATGCCGCGCATGCCGCGGGGCAGGACCGGCCTCGCTTCCGCCTCGGCGGCCCGCCTAGCAGCATCCGAGATCCTCCGGCGCTACGATCTCGCGCGCATCGACGCGGATGAGACGGTCTCCGCGCTTTCGCTCGCCGATCGTCAGCGGCTCGAGATTGTCCGCGCCATGGAACACGCGACCAAGGTTCTGGTGCTAGATGAGCCGACGGCCGCCCTTTCCGAGGTCGAATGGCTGTTTGGGCTGGTTCGGCAAATCACCGCCCGCGGCGTGGCCGTCCTCTACATTTCGCACCGCCTTGCCGAGGTGCGCGCCCTTTGCAGCCGCGCGACCGTCCTGCGCAATGGCCGAAGCATCGCGACGGTGGATCTCGCCGGTGCTTCCGACGCCGACATTTTCGAGATGATGGTCGGCCGCGCCGTTCGCAACGACAAGACGCCGCGTCCCTTGCGCGATACCGCCGCGCCGGCGTCCGTTGCCGTCGCCGGGCTTGCGGGTGGGCAATTGAAGGATGTCAGCTTCACGCTTCGACAGGGCGAAGTGCTGGCGGTCGCGGCGCTGGAAGGGCAGGGGCAGCGCGACCTGTTCCGCATCCTCGCCGGTCTTGCCAGGCCTGCGGCCGGAAGCATCCACATTGATGGCAAGCCGACGGTGCTGCGAAATCCGCAGGGCGCGCTGAAGGCCGGCCGCGGCATCGCCTATGTTCCGGAAGAGCGAAAGACCGAGGGTATCCTGTCCAGTCTCACGGCGGCCGGAAACATCACCCTGCCGGTGGCCGGCCGTATATCGCGTGGCGGCCTCGTCTGGAGCGGGCTCGAGGCCAAGGCGGCCACTTCGGTCGCCGAGAGCGTCGATCTCGCGGCCCGCTACCTGTCGTTTCCGATCGCCGATCTTTCCGGCGGCAACCAGCAGAAGGCGCTGCTGGCGAGGACCCTGCTGACCGGCGCGCAGACGCTGCTGCTGTTTGATCCGACCCGCGGCGTCGACGTCGGCACGAAGCAGTCGATCTACGCCGCCATCCGCCGCTTCGCCGATGCCGGCGGTTCGGTGCTGTTCTATTCCTCCGAACTGCCCGAGGTCACCGATCTCGCCGATCGCTGCATGGTCCTCTATGGCGGCCGGATTTTAGCGGAGTTCCACGGCGAGGAGCTTGAGGAGCAGCGCCTGGTCGGGGCGCTGGTGGGTCATGCCACCGTGCCGAAGGGTGCGCCGCGCATGGCGGGTTTGGAGACGGGTTCATGA
- a CDS encoding ABC transporter permease, whose protein sequence is MSVSEPKGAAFQASADLRRGGGMSRETTNAIIVFGLSILLILGSRFVSPALGSWSQVLTVLMLASFLIVLSFGQGLVILVGGLDLSIPAVITLGGVLATGWAGGGGEWYVLPAILAICGLVGAFNGFGVTVLKIPPFIMTMATSIILASAALGYTSGTPRGASPAAMTALMKTTWIGIPVVVYFVVLFVLAGWLLQSRTVFGRKLYAIGANDQAARVAGVAIGPVTTQAYVVSAICAGFVGMMLVGYANGATLRMGDNYLLPSIAAVVIGGSSILGGRGSFIGTVGGAVLLTTLGTVIAAIGLEQGWRTVIEGGIIVAALFFMREEFFARLRRPKRN, encoded by the coding sequence ATGAGCGTATCGGAACCCAAGGGTGCCGCCTTCCAGGCTTCGGCGGATTTGCGTCGCGGCGGCGGCATGTCCAGAGAGACCACCAACGCCATCATCGTGTTCGGACTGAGCATCCTGCTCATCCTCGGCTCGCGCTTCGTCAGCCCCGCGCTCGGTTCCTGGAGCCAGGTGCTGACCGTGCTGATGCTTGCCTCGTTCCTGATCGTGCTCTCGTTCGGACAGGGGCTCGTGATCCTGGTCGGCGGCCTCGATCTCTCCATTCCCGCCGTGATTACGCTCGGCGGCGTGCTCGCCACCGGCTGGGCGGGCGGAGGCGGGGAGTGGTACGTGCTGCCGGCGATCCTGGCGATCTGCGGCCTCGTCGGCGCCTTCAACGGCTTCGGCGTCACCGTGCTCAAGATCCCGCCCTTCATCATGACGATGGCGACCTCGATCATCCTGGCTTCCGCCGCGCTCGGCTATACCAGCGGCACGCCGCGGGGCGCCTCGCCGGCCGCGATGACCGCGCTGATGAAGACGACCTGGATCGGCATTCCGGTCGTGGTCTATTTCGTCGTCCTGTTCGTGCTGGCCGGCTGGCTGCTGCAGAGCCGGACCGTATTTGGCCGCAAGCTCTACGCCATCGGCGCCAACGATCAGGCGGCGCGGGTGGCCGGCGTCGCCATCGGTCCCGTGACGACCCAGGCCTATGTCGTCAGCGCCATCTGCGCCGGTTTCGTCGGCATGATGCTGGTCGGCTATGCCAATGGCGCGACGCTCCGAATGGGCGACAATTATCTGCTCCCCAGCATCGCGGCCGTGGTGATCGGCGGCTCTTCGATCCTCGGCGGGCGCGGCAGTTTCATCGGCACGGTCGGCGGCGCTGTTCTGCTGACGACGCTGGGCACGGTGATCGCGGCGATCGGCCTGGAGCAAGGCTGGCGAACCGTGATCGAGGGCGGGATCATCGTCGCCGCCCTGTTCTTCATGCGCGAGGAGTTCTTCGCAAGGCTGCGACGGCCGAAGCGAAACTGA
- a CDS encoding LacI family DNA-binding transcriptional regulator has translation MADKASGRERKPRITVKDLARDLNMSVSTVSRAFHPHAVIAQQTRDAVLKRAQEIGYRPNPFARSLITKKTRIVGLVVSDITNPFYPEVVTRMTEDLRAYGMNVMLVAAQAPKEIDDAVRLLLTYQPDLAIILASRLSPEVRDECEAQGTPVVFFNRLSEDDHCFGVSCDNRVGGAMVADFLIDRGHERLAYIAARPDASTNVERRAGFVQRAIERGLEEPVCVEAGLFSYEAGYGAAAAYGALPVRPDGVFCANDILAIGFMDGVRRELGLAIPEDLSVVGFDDVAMAAWPSHGLTTVRQPVEAMLKSTVDIARKVSAHAATEPFVQRIAPTVLVERQSTRDRHAD, from the coding sequence ATGGCCGACAAGGCGAGTGGACGGGAGCGCAAACCGCGCATCACCGTCAAGGATCTGGCGCGCGACCTCAACATGTCCGTGTCGACCGTCTCGCGGGCCTTTCATCCGCACGCGGTCATCGCGCAGCAGACGCGCGACGCCGTGCTGAAGCGGGCGCAGGAGATCGGCTACCGGCCGAACCCCTTCGCCCGCAGCCTGATCACCAAGAAGACGCGCATCGTCGGACTGGTGGTTTCGGACATCACCAATCCCTTCTATCCGGAGGTCGTCACCCGGATGACCGAGGACCTGCGCGCCTATGGCATGAACGTCATGCTGGTGGCGGCGCAGGCCCCGAAGGAGATCGATGACGCGGTCCGCCTGCTGCTCACCTATCAGCCGGATCTCGCCATCATCCTCGCCTCGCGCCTCTCGCCGGAGGTTCGCGACGAATGCGAGGCACAGGGTACGCCGGTCGTGTTCTTCAACCGCCTGTCGGAGGACGATCACTGCTTCGGCGTCAGCTGCGACAACCGCGTCGGCGGCGCCATGGTCGCCGACTTTCTGATTGATCGCGGCCATGAACGTCTAGCCTATATCGCGGCAAGGCCGGACGCCTCGACCAATGTCGAACGTCGCGCCGGATTCGTTCAGCGCGCCATCGAGCGCGGCCTGGAAGAACCGGTCTGCGTCGAAGCCGGGCTCTTCTCCTATGAAGCGGGCTATGGCGCGGCGGCCGCTTATGGAGCGCTGCCCGTCCGGCCGGACGGTGTCTTCTGCGCCAACGACATTCTCGCCATCGGCTTCATGGACGGCGTGCGCCGCGAACTGGGCCTCGCCATCCCAGAGGACCTTTCGGTCGTGGGCTTTGACGATGTCGCCATGGCCGCCTGGCCGTCGCACGGGCTGACGACGGTGCGCCAGCCCGTCGAGGCCATGCTGAAGAGCACGGTCGATATTGCCCGCAAGGTTTCCGCCCATGCCGCGACCGAGCCGTTCGTCCAGCGCATCGCGCCGACGGTGCTGGTCGAGCGCCAGTCCACGAGGGATCGCCATGCAGACTGA
- a CDS encoding ABC transporter permease: MSASAVQPLERNGGGRKSSWVRALTSGAAIVTLLYVVLYALYAMWEPRALSSYTFTNLINNAAPLAIAAAGETLVVLSRGFDLSVAGVVSLTNVFMAVWPMEGPGGALISLLGCCAIGAVVGTVNGWLVAVLRLQTIAATLGTMIVCQGLALVILDAPGGMVADWVSYELTGTLFGVVPIAGLIIAAVALLWLVFLRTNTGIGIYAVGADEQAAMLSGVSVTRVRFAAFVGAGMLYGVAGFMLSAQTATGNPNAGAPFLMLVFAAVALGGTSLSGGRGGLIGSIVGAGCLMLLQKVLFSGGVSSFYTGIFQGFVLILAILFGRFMPRLFNAGAKK; this comes from the coding sequence ATGAGTGCCAGCGCGGTGCAGCCGCTCGAGCGGAATGGCGGCGGACGCAAGTCTAGCTGGGTCAGGGCGCTCACCAGCGGGGCGGCCATCGTCACGCTGCTCTATGTCGTCCTCTACGCCCTTTACGCCATGTGGGAGCCGCGGGCGCTTTCGTCCTACACCTTCACCAATCTGATCAACAATGCCGCGCCGCTGGCGATCGCCGCCGCCGGCGAGACGCTGGTGGTTCTGAGCCGCGGCTTCGACCTCTCGGTCGCCGGTGTAGTGTCCCTGACCAATGTGTTCATGGCCGTCTGGCCGATGGAGGGACCCGGCGGGGCTTTGATCAGCCTGCTTGGCTGCTGCGCCATCGGCGCGGTCGTGGGGACGGTCAATGGCTGGCTGGTCGCGGTGCTGCGCCTGCAGACCATCGCGGCGACGCTCGGAACGATGATCGTCTGCCAGGGGCTGGCCCTGGTGATCCTCGACGCGCCCGGCGGCATGGTTGCCGACTGGGTTTCCTACGAACTGACGGGAACGCTGTTCGGTGTCGTGCCGATCGCCGGGCTGATCATCGCTGCGGTCGCGCTGCTCTGGCTCGTCTTCCTGCGCACCAATACCGGCATCGGCATCTATGCCGTCGGCGCGGACGAGCAGGCGGCCATGCTGTCCGGCGTGTCGGTGACGCGCGTTCGCTTCGCCGCCTTCGTCGGCGCGGGCATGCTCTATGGCGTCGCCGGCTTTATGCTGAGCGCGCAGACCGCGACCGGCAATCCGAACGCCGGCGCGCCCTTCCTGATGCTGGTCTTCGCGGCCGTGGCTCTGGGCGGCACCTCGCTCTCCGGCGGCCGCGGCGGGCTGATCGGCTCGATCGTCGGCGCCGGATGCCTGATGCTGTTGCAGAAGGTGCTGTTCTCCGGCGGCGTCTCGTCCTTCTACACCGGCATCTTCCAGGGCTTCGTCCTGATCCTCGCCATCCTGTTCGGCCGCTTCATGCCGCGCCTGTTCAACGCCGGAGCGAAGAAATGA
- a CDS encoding dihydrodipicolinate synthase family protein produces MKLDRESFRGIYVIVVTPFTPALDIDEDALRSTVKFCIDAGVHGVVTTANASEVGYLSETERRLVAEIVVDEAAGKTVSVVGVSSAHYRISADLARHARDIGAGGVMAMPPTFHAPTLDEIREFYRQVAGATDLPFILQNAIGPGATVMSPRLMADIIDELPTVRFIKEETAYPAQMTGDVIALAGDKLLGVMGGRAGKTLMEEIPHGMCGTMPACEIADVHVALWNAIEAKDKALSRHIFRHLLPLLDFEASYGIPLCKEVLRMRGVIPSAAWRQTGYRALDRHALNEASIILDGLSDFLLPAYRHEAADRRSA; encoded by the coding sequence TTGAAACTGGATCGTGAATCCTTTCGCGGCATCTATGTCATCGTCGTCACGCCCTTCACCCCGGCGCTCGACATCGACGAGGATGCGCTGCGCTCGACCGTGAAGTTCTGCATTGACGCCGGCGTGCACGGTGTTGTCACCACCGCGAACGCCAGCGAAGTCGGCTATCTCTCCGAGACCGAGCGCCGGCTCGTGGCCGAGATCGTCGTGGACGAGGCGGCCGGCAAGACGGTGTCCGTTGTTGGCGTTTCGTCGGCGCACTACCGGATTTCCGCCGATCTCGCGCGCCATGCCCGCGATATCGGCGCGGGCGGCGTGATGGCGATGCCGCCGACCTTCCATGCCCCCACGCTGGACGAGATCCGCGAATTTTATCGCCAGGTCGCGGGTGCGACGGATCTGCCCTTCATCCTGCAGAATGCGATCGGTCCCGGCGCTACCGTGATGTCGCCGCGCCTGATGGCCGACATCATCGACGAGCTGCCGACGGTCCGCTTCATCAAGGAGGAGACCGCCTATCCGGCACAGATGACGGGTGACGTCATCGCCCTGGCCGGCGACAAGCTGCTCGGCGTCATGGGCGGCCGTGCCGGCAAGACGCTGATGGAAGAGATCCCGCATGGCATGTGCGGCACCATGCCGGCCTGCGAGATCGCGGATGTCCATGTCGCGCTCTGGAACGCGATCGAAGCGAAGGACAAGGCGCTGTCGCGCCACATCTTCCGCCATCTCCTGCCGTTGCTCGATTTCGAAGCGTCCTACGGCATCCCGCTCTGCAAGGAGGTGCTGCGCATGCGCGGCGTCATTCCGAGCGCCGCCTGGCGCCAGACCGGTTACCGCGCGCTCGATCGTCATGCGCTCAACGAAGCCAGCATCATCCTGGATGGGCTCAGCGACTTCCTGTTGCCGGCCTATCGCCACGAGGCTGCCGACCGTCGTTCCGCCTGA
- a CDS encoding carbohydrate ABC transporter permease: MKIGTVLSWIALLGFALVTLFPFYWMVMTAIMPTDAILSRSPSLLPDFSRIRFDAFVGIFARSAFPTWMMNSLIVGVLTTFFSVVVSTLAGYSLSRYSGVVQQSLGAMLLISKLIPASLILIPLFIIYNLLGIFDTYLGLVLANMTISVPLASWLMKGFFDRIPRELEQAAMIDGASQMQALRLIVLPLAKPGVAAATVYVMLNSWSEFIFARTLISSPERQVLTVGMQSFVGEQMVDWQLLMAAGTVSILPAIILFAFLEPFLVNGMTKGALAGT; the protein is encoded by the coding sequence ATGAAGATTGGAACCGTGCTTTCCTGGATCGCGCTGCTGGGCTTTGCGCTCGTCACGCTGTTCCCATTCTACTGGATGGTGATGACCGCCATCATGCCGACGGATGCGATTCTGTCGCGCTCGCCGTCGCTGCTGCCGGATTTTTCCCGCATCCGTTTTGACGCCTTTGTCGGGATTTTCGCGCGCAGCGCGTTTCCGACCTGGATGATGAACAGCCTGATCGTCGGCGTGCTGACGACATTCTTCAGCGTCGTGGTCTCGACGCTCGCCGGCTATTCGCTGTCGCGCTATTCCGGGGTCGTGCAGCAGTCGCTCGGCGCCATGCTCCTGATCAGCAAGCTGATCCCCGCCAGCCTGATCCTGATCCCGCTTTTCATCATCTACAATCTCCTGGGGATCTTCGACACCTATCTCGGTCTGGTCCTCGCCAACATGACGATCAGCGTGCCGCTCGCCAGCTGGCTGATGAAAGGCTTCTTCGACCGGATCCCGCGCGAACTGGAACAGGCGGCGATGATTGACGGCGCCAGCCAGATGCAGGCGCTCCGACTGATCGTCCTGCCGCTGGCGAAGCCCGGCGTCGCGGCGGCGACCGTGTACGTCATGCTGAACAGCTGGTCGGAGTTCATCTTCGCGCGAACGCTGATCTCCTCGCCTGAGAGGCAGGTTCTGACTGTCGGCATGCAGTCTTTCGTCGGCGAACAGATGGTCGACTGGCAGTTGCTGATGGCCGCCGGCACCGTGTCCATCCTGCCCGCCATCATCCTCTTCGCCTTTCTCGAGCCCTTCCTGGTCAACGGCATGACCAAGGGCGCCCTGGCCGGCACCTGA
- the hisD gene encoding histidinol dehydrogenase — MAKYLKRGQDQSTVADNDAKVRATVEGILADIGKRGDAAVRELSERFDSWSPETFRLSDADIEAALSKVSKQDLDDIRFAQAQVRNFAEKQRACILDLEVETLPGVVLGHKNIPVNAVGCYVPGGQYPMVASAHMSVVTAKVAGVKRIVACAPPFKGGPHPAIVAAMHLAGADEIYVLGGVQAVGAMALGTETIAPVDMIVGPGNAFVAEAKRQLYGRIGIDLFAGPTETLVIADDSVDGEICATDLLGQAEHGKNSPAVLLTNSEKLARDTMAEIERQLQTLPTAALAGQSWADYGEVIVCDSYEEMVAEADRIASEHVQVMTRDPDYFLANMTNFGALFLGSRTNVAFGDKVIGTNHTLPTKKAARYTGGLWVGKFLKTCTYQKVLTDEASALVGEVCSRLCMLEGFHGHAEQANIRVRRFGGRNAA, encoded by the coding sequence ATGGCCAAGTATCTGAAGCGCGGTCAGGATCAGAGCACGGTCGCGGACAATGACGCGAAGGTCCGCGCGACGGTGGAAGGCATCCTGGCCGATATCGGCAAGCGCGGCGACGCGGCTGTCCGCGAGCTTTCGGAGCGCTTCGACTCCTGGTCGCCGGAGACCTTCCGGTTGAGCGACGCCGATATCGAGGCGGCGCTGTCCAAGGTCTCGAAGCAGGATCTCGACGACATTCGCTTCGCCCAGGCGCAAGTCCGAAACTTTGCCGAGAAGCAGCGCGCCTGCATTCTCGATCTGGAGGTCGAGACGCTTCCCGGCGTCGTGCTCGGCCACAAGAACATTCCGGTCAATGCCGTCGGCTGCTACGTGCCGGGCGGCCAATATCCGATGGTCGCCTCTGCGCATATGAGCGTGGTGACGGCCAAGGTGGCGGGCGTGAAGCGCATCGTCGCCTGCGCGCCGCCGTTCAAGGGTGGGCCGCATCCGGCGATCGTCGCGGCAATGCACCTCGCCGGCGCCGACGAAATCTATGTGCTCGGCGGCGTCCAGGCCGTGGGCGCCATGGCGCTCGGCACCGAGACGATCGCCCCGGTCGACATGATCGTCGGCCCTGGCAACGCCTTCGTCGCCGAAGCCAAGCGCCAGCTCTATGGCCGCATCGGCATCGATCTGTTCGCCGGCCCCACGGAAACGCTGGTGATCGCCGACGACAGCGTCGATGGCGAGATCTGTGCCACCGACCTGCTCGGCCAGGCCGAGCACGGCAAGAATTCGCCGGCGGTTCTCCTGACCAATTCGGAGAAACTCGCCCGCGATACGATGGCCGAGATCGAGCGCCAGCTGCAGACGCTGCCGACGGCGGCGCTGGCCGGCCAGTCCTGGGCCGACTATGGCGAGGTCATCGTCTGCGACAGCTACGAGGAGATGGTGGCGGAAGCCGATCGGATCGCCTCGGAGCATGTCCAGGTCATGACCCGCGATCCCGACTACTTCCTGGCCAACATGACCAATTTCGGCGCGCTGTTCCTGGGCTCGCGCACCAATGTCGCCTTTGGCGACAAGGTGATCGGAACCAATCACACCCTGCCGACCAAGAAAGCCGCTCGTTATACCGGCGGGCTTTGGGTGGGCAAGTTCCTCAAGACCTGTACCTATCAGAAGGTCCTGACGGACGAGGCCAGCGCGCTGGTCGGTGAAGTTTGTTCGCGCCTCTGCATGCTGGAAGGATTCCACGGTCACGCCGAACAGGCGAACATCCGCGTCCGTCGATTCGGGGGGCGTAACGCCGCCTGA
- a CDS encoding mandelate racemase/muconate lactonizing enzyme family protein, translated as MSLQQTAKEIGRVEDAVNRFSSPSELRITDMRLAVVASNYDYPILRIDTNQGVYGLGEVRDAGHAENALQFKSMLIGQNPCNVDMIFNAMKRYGNWGREGGGVSGIEIALLDLVGKVYGVPCYQLLGGKYRDRVRLYGDTPTPDNPTPEDFVEAVLGRRAKGLNFIKFDLRPSLFEGAGGVLVGHDAKYDYAYEPGQWFKAPGGNRGAKLTQRSIDVAVEVVSAVRAAVGSDTQLCVDHFGEGYLTADEVIRLGRALEPFDLAWMEDPVPFFDTPGHKKVADALLTPIAAGENLYLREGFREAIRTRAYDILHPDLLSSGGMLETKRIADDGEQEGLPTALHCAGSPIGFMANIHCAAAISSFVACEHHGLDLPFWHGLVTGIDPDYMSDGYVKVPEKPGLGIDINLEAIRENLRTEDTLFLPTDAWNTPKLGFWRPDDRWPE; from the coding sequence ATGTCCCTGCAACAGACCGCCAAGGAAATCGGCCGAGTCGAAGACGCGGTGAACCGCTTCTCGAGCCCGTCCGAGCTGCGGATCACCGATATGCGGCTCGCTGTCGTCGCTTCCAACTACGACTATCCGATCCTGAGGATCGACACCAACCAGGGCGTCTACGGCCTTGGCGAGGTGCGGGATGCCGGTCACGCCGAGAACGCGCTCCAGTTCAAGAGCATGTTGATCGGGCAGAACCCCTGCAATGTCGACATGATCTTCAATGCCATGAAGCGCTACGGCAATTGGGGCCGCGAGGGCGGGGGCGTCTCCGGTATCGAGATTGCGCTTCTGGATCTCGTCGGCAAGGTCTATGGCGTACCGTGCTACCAGCTCCTTGGCGGCAAGTATCGCGATCGCGTTCGCCTCTATGGCGATACGCCGACGCCCGACAATCCGACGCCCGAGGATTTCGTCGAGGCCGTGCTGGGCCGTCGTGCCAAGGGCCTCAACTTCATCAAGTTCGACCTGCGGCCGAGCCTGTTCGAGGGCGCGGGCGGCGTACTGGTCGGCCATGACGCGAAATATGACTATGCCTATGAGCCGGGACAGTGGTTCAAGGCGCCGGGCGGCAATCGGGGCGCCAAGCTGACCCAGCGCAGCATCGACGTCGCCGTCGAGGTGGTCTCGGCGGTTCGGGCCGCGGTCGGCTCGGACACGCAGCTCTGCGTCGACCACTTTGGCGAAGGCTACCTGACCGCCGACGAAGTGATCCGGCTTGGCCGGGCGCTCGAGCCGTTCGATCTCGCCTGGATGGAGGATCCGGTCCCGTTCTTCGACACGCCCGGCCACAAGAAGGTTGCCGACGCGTTGCTGACGCCGATCGCGGCGGGCGAGAACCTTTATCTGCGCGAAGGATTCCGCGAGGCGATCCGCACCCGCGCCTATGACATCCTGCACCCCGACCTGCTTTCCTCCGGTGGCATGCTGGAGACGAAGCGGATCGCGGATGACGGCGAGCAGGAAGGCCTGCCGACGGCCTTGCATTGCGCCGGTTCGCCGATCGGCTTCATGGCCAACATCCACTGCGCCGCAGCCATTTCAAGCTTCGTCGCCTGCGAGCATCACGGTCTCGATCTGCCGTTCTGGCACGGCCTCGTGACCGGCATCGATCCCGACTATATGTCCGACGGCTATGTGAAGGTGCCGGAGAAGCCGGGCCTGGGCATCGACATCAATCTCGAGGCGATCCGCGAGAACCTGCGCACCGAGGACACGCTGTTCCTGCCGACGGACGCCTGGAACACGCCGAAGCTCGGCTTCTGGCGCCCCGACGACCGCTGGCCGGAATAG
- a CDS encoding sugar ABC transporter substrate-binding protein, whose amino-acid sequence MMNWKRISRATMLCTTAAVALAGLVGSAHAEDKKFKIYLSLSYSGNAWQSEAANIVKALAATPPYDKQVELIEVISGTDPQAQISAYESMIEAGADGIVTFPISSTALNRVIKRGCEQGVKFFTYDATVTEPCAYNVSYITAGFGENSAQALVNELGGKGKIFLSRGVPGNSVDKRHTDGAMHIFKQYPGIEIAAEYYSYWDDRTTQQETAKALAAHPDVDGIWAQAGEYGAIQALQDAGTKLVPMTGENSNGLRLALANPDMQAKGLKGVSAGSPPAQSGYAFKLLMEILTGKRTLEATNIEYPLPWVPAASVKLCEGETFENGCNAFPDGKVPSSFVTEVFNPELLPELSLLSALEGKPTPGATIQPLPAEIVKAPNEPGINCQNCEPPADLYKLTKIQPTVSP is encoded by the coding sequence ATGATGAATTGGAAGCGTATCAGCAGGGCCACCATGCTCTGCACGACGGCAGCGGTGGCGCTGGCCGGTCTCGTCGGCTCGGCCCATGCCGAAGACAAGAAATTCAAGATCTATCTGAGCCTCAGCTATAGCGGCAATGCGTGGCAGTCCGAGGCGGCGAACATCGTCAAGGCGCTGGCCGCCACGCCGCCCTATGACAAGCAGGTCGAACTGATCGAGGTCATCTCGGGCACCGATCCGCAGGCCCAGATCTCCGCCTATGAGAGCATGATCGAGGCCGGCGCCGATGGCATCGTCACCTTCCCGATCTCCTCGACGGCGCTCAATCGCGTCATCAAGCGCGGTTGCGAGCAGGGCGTGAAGTTCTTCACCTATGACGCAACGGTCACGGAACCCTGCGCCTACAATGTCAGCTACATCACGGCAGGGTTCGGCGAGAATTCCGCCCAGGCTCTGGTCAACGAGCTCGGCGGCAAGGGCAAGATCTTCCTGAGCCGCGGCGTGCCGGGCAACTCGGTCGACAAGCGTCACACTGACGGCGCGATGCACATCTTCAAGCAGTATCCGGGCATCGAGATCGCGGCCGAATATTATTCCTACTGGGACGACCGCACGACCCAGCAGGAGACGGCCAAGGCGCTCGCGGCCCATCCCGATGTCGATGGTATCTGGGCCCAGGCCGGCGAGTATGGCGCGATCCAGGCGCTGCAGGATGCCGGCACCAAGCTCGTGCCGATGACCGGCGAGAATTCGAACGGCCTGCGCCTGGCGCTCGCCAATCCGGACATGCAGGCCAAGGGCCTGAAGGGCGTCTCGGCCGGTTCGCCGCCGGCGCAGTCGGGCTATGCCTTCAAGCTGCTGATGGAAATCCTCACCGGCAAGCGCACGCTCGAGGCGACCAACATCGAGTACCCGCTGCCGTGGGTGCCGGCCGCTTCGGTCAAGCTCTGCGAAGGCGAGACGTTCGAGAACGGCTGCAACGCCTTCCCGGATGGCAAGGTGCCGTCTTCCTTCGTGACGGAAGTGTTCAACCCGGAACTGCTGCCCGAATTGTCCCTGCTCTCGGCGCTCGAAGGCAAGCCGACCCCGGGTGCCACGATCCAGCCGCTGCCGGCCGAGATCGTCAAGGCGCCGAACGAGCCCGGCATCAACTGCCAGAACTGCGAGCCGCCGGCGGATCTCTACAAGCTGACCAAGATCCAGCCGACCGTGAGCCCCTGA